TCGCCGTGGCGACCAATGCCGGACAGATCAAGACCGGTTCACTCTCCCGCACCGACCGCATCGCCAAGTACAATCAACTCTTGAGAATTGAAGAAGAACTTGGTGACAACGCGCAGTACGGCGGTAAAATGCGCTGAGTGAGTGACCCCTACGAACACTACTCTGCTCCCAAGGAGGACCGGTTTCGTGGGTTTTTGGGCCAGATCCTGCATATCCTTATTTTCCTGGCGATCGCCATCCTGCTGACCTGCTGGTTTCTTCCTTTGCTGCGGGAAAGGCAAAAACAACAACGTGCGCTCCAGACCTTGAAAGAACAGGTCGAACAGGAGCGCACGGTGCTGAATAAGCGCACGAGAATGCTCAACCTTCTGCAAAGCGACCAAAGCTACCTTGAGCTGCTCGCACGCGATAAGCTTGACATGATGAAACCGGGGGAAACCATCTTTCGGATGGATAAAGCCCCTGAAAACAAGCGGTAGCGGGTAGAGTTCGGGGTTCGGAGTTCGGGGTTCGGTCACACGGCGGGGTTGGCGGGCACGACGTAAGAGTTCACACGGCGACCACGGCGAACCACGGCGGGCAGAGGAAGAAGGGGGAAGAGTTTGGGGTTCGGAGTGCGGAGTTCGGAGCGGCAGCGTACAGGGCGTGGTGAAGGTCCCTTTCTAATCCGGGTAATCCGTGGATGGTTTTTTCCTTCTGTGGATCTGCCGTGCGCCCGGTTTGGTGTAATCTTGCAGTGTAGCCGAGCAACGTCCTAAAGTGACGGGATTAGTTACGTTTGCGTCCACCCCTCGGCAGCAAGCTGATGGACAGCTTGTCCTCATGATGGGAGACAATCATGCCAACCGGCGAAAGCAGACCCTCAAAAACCGTTGAAACGACA
This DNA window, taken from Verrucomicrobiota bacterium, encodes the following:
- a CDS encoding septum formation initiator family protein, whose translation is MSDPYEHYSAPKEDRFRGFLGQILHILIFLAIAILLTCWFLPLLRERQKQQRALQTLKEQVEQERTVLNKRTRMLNLLQSDQSYLELLARDKLDMMKPGETIFRMDKAPENKR